In one window of Anser cygnoides isolate HZ-2024a breed goose chromosome 3, Taihu_goose_T2T_genome, whole genome shotgun sequence DNA:
- the EIF2AK2 gene encoding interferon-induced, double-stranded RNA-activated protein kinase isoform X1, with protein MLEEKKLGGAKRAGPGQAGRTPGCAAVPSGSEPGAFILRYCVKMERECMGKINSYCQKNKLQLEYVTVDRTGPSHDPEFKVMVKINNVEYGMGTAKSKKEARAVAAKNTWEMIEQEQNGLSNMQAPEQMMSPVTSPCGPAVDVRLAVDYVSRLNEYSQKTLQVVDYNTNRAGDAHEPTFYSSCTISGHVYGRGTGNSVGAAKQAAAKEAYEKLRELESLRTGSEKSITSSSVSEPNSTGESVQSGGIHFEDSNTDLVEKMRHMLPSEKASPLQRIGQNSAMKSTRKLAANFNNANNKEEKKMSDSNKSLPNTSEENEYTADERFLKDYKNIEPIGQGGFGNVFKATAKTDEITYAVKRVELKKKEKREVQGLAGLQHENIVRYYCSWEGLDYVTYPDSRQRSQTKRPCLFIQIEFCEQGTLEDWIENNRQNWGYHERAQKKFLQILEGVNYIHSKGLIHRDLKPQNIFISRDDKIKIGDFGLVTSVAYETLTENRGTKSYMAPEQFFDKYGKEVDIYALGLIWFEILSALASRHEKNMVWRDVKESKFPEDFTERFKTQVPIIRRMLSKDASKRPRASEILELLKSVDKDNSHKAHTQ; from the exons GGCCTTCATACTCAGATACTGTGTCAAGATGGAACGAGAGTGTATGGGCAAGATCAACAGTTACTGTCAAAAGAATAAATTACAGCTTGAATATGTCACCGTGGACAGGACAGGCCCATCTCATGATCCTGA GTTCAAGGTGATGgttaaaataaacaatgtaGAATATGGCATGGGCACTGCTAAATCTAAGAAGGAAGCAAGAGCAGTAGCAGCAAAAAACACATGGGAAATGATTGAACAAGAG caaAATGGTCTTTCAAATATGCAAGCTCCAGAGCAAATGATGTCTCCAGTGACCTCACCATGTGGACCAGCTGTGGATGTGCGACTTGCAGTTGACTATGTCAGCCGACTAAATGAGTACTCACAGAAGACATTGCAAGTAGTTGATTACAACACAAACCGTGCTGGAGATGCCCATGAGCCCAC GTTTTATAGTAGCTGCACAATTAGTGGTCACGTTTATGGACGTGGTACTGGAAACTCTGTAGGTGCTGCAAAACAAGCCGCTGCAAAAGAAGCATATGAGAAGCTACGTGAGCTTGAATCTCTAAGA acaggaaGTGAAAAATCTATCACCAGTTCTTCAGTTAGTGAACCTAATTCCACTGGAGAGTCAGTTCAGTCTGG GGGTATTCACTTTGAAGACTCAAATACAGACTTGGTAGAAAAAATGAGACACATGTTGCCATCTGAAAAGGCTTCACCTTTGCAG AGAATTGGACAAAATTCTGCCATGAAATCCACGAG AAAATTGGCAGCTAATTTCAATAACGCaaataacaaagaagaaaaaaagatgtccGATTCAAACAAAAGCTTGCCAAATACCAGTGAGGAAAATGAATACACTGCGGATGAAAG gtttCTTAAAGACTATAAAAATATAGAGCCTATTGGTCAAGGTGGTTTTGGGAATGTTTTCAAAGCAACAGCAAAGACTGACGAGATAACCTATGCAGTCAAGCGAGTTGAGCTTAAAAA gaaagaaaagcgTGAAGTACAAGGACTTGCAGGACTTCAACATGAAAACATAGTGCGGTATTATTGTAGCTGGGAAGGGCTTGACTATGTGACTTATCCAGACTCAAG GCAGAGGTCACAAACAAAACGCCCTTGCCTTTTCATCCAAATAGAATTCTGTGAACAAGGAACACTGGAAGATTGGATTGAAAATAATAGACAAAACTGGGGGTATCATGAGAGGGcacaaaaaaaatttttacAAATACTGGAAGGAGTGAACTATATTCATTCCAAAGGGTTAATTCATCGAGATCTCAAG ccTCAGAATATATTCATATCGCGTGAcgataaaataaaaataggtgaCTTTGGTCTTGTGACTTCTGTGGCATATGAAACTCTTACTGAGAACCGAGGAACAAAATCATACATGGCACCAGAGCAG TTCTTTGACAAATATGGAAAGGAAGTAGATATTTATGCACTGGGATTAATTTGGTTTGAAATTCTTTCGGCATTGGCCAGTCGTCATGAGAAAAATATG GTATGGCGTGAtgtaaaagaaagtaaatttcCAGAGGACTTCACTGAGCGATTTAAAACACAG gtACCCATAATCAGAAGGATGCTTTCAAAGGACGCCTCAAAAAGGCCCCGTGCATCTGAAATACTTGAGCTTTTGAAGAGTGTTGATAAAGACAACTCCCATAAAGCTCATACGCAGTAA
- the EIF2AK2 gene encoding interferon-induced, double-stranded RNA-activated protein kinase isoform X2 produces MKQHAKRAFILRYCVKMERECMGKINSYCQKNKLQLEYVTVDRTGPSHDPEFKVMVKINNVEYGMGTAKSKKEARAVAAKNTWEMIEQEQNGLSNMQAPEQMMSPVTSPCGPAVDVRLAVDYVSRLNEYSQKTLQVVDYNTNRAGDAHEPTFYSSCTISGHVYGRGTGNSVGAAKQAAAKEAYEKLRELESLRTGSEKSITSSSVSEPNSTGESVQSGGIHFEDSNTDLVEKMRHMLPSEKASPLQRIGQNSAMKSTRKLAANFNNANNKEEKKMSDSNKSLPNTSEENEYTADERFLKDYKNIEPIGQGGFGNVFKATAKTDEITYAVKRVELKKKEKREVQGLAGLQHENIVRYYCSWEGLDYVTYPDSRQRSQTKRPCLFIQIEFCEQGTLEDWIENNRQNWGYHERAQKKFLQILEGVNYIHSKGLIHRDLKPQNIFISRDDKIKIGDFGLVTSVAYETLTENRGTKSYMAPEQFFDKYGKEVDIYALGLIWFEILSALASRHEKNMVWRDVKESKFPEDFTERFKTQVPIIRRMLSKDASKRPRASEILELLKSVDKDNSHKAHTQ; encoded by the exons GGCCTTCATACTCAGATACTGTGTCAAGATGGAACGAGAGTGTATGGGCAAGATCAACAGTTACTGTCAAAAGAATAAATTACAGCTTGAATATGTCACCGTGGACAGGACAGGCCCATCTCATGATCCTGA GTTCAAGGTGATGgttaaaataaacaatgtaGAATATGGCATGGGCACTGCTAAATCTAAGAAGGAAGCAAGAGCAGTAGCAGCAAAAAACACATGGGAAATGATTGAACAAGAG caaAATGGTCTTTCAAATATGCAAGCTCCAGAGCAAATGATGTCTCCAGTGACCTCACCATGTGGACCAGCTGTGGATGTGCGACTTGCAGTTGACTATGTCAGCCGACTAAATGAGTACTCACAGAAGACATTGCAAGTAGTTGATTACAACACAAACCGTGCTGGAGATGCCCATGAGCCCAC GTTTTATAGTAGCTGCACAATTAGTGGTCACGTTTATGGACGTGGTACTGGAAACTCTGTAGGTGCTGCAAAACAAGCCGCTGCAAAAGAAGCATATGAGAAGCTACGTGAGCTTGAATCTCTAAGA acaggaaGTGAAAAATCTATCACCAGTTCTTCAGTTAGTGAACCTAATTCCACTGGAGAGTCAGTTCAGTCTGG GGGTATTCACTTTGAAGACTCAAATACAGACTTGGTAGAAAAAATGAGACACATGTTGCCATCTGAAAAGGCTTCACCTTTGCAG AGAATTGGACAAAATTCTGCCATGAAATCCACGAG AAAATTGGCAGCTAATTTCAATAACGCaaataacaaagaagaaaaaaagatgtccGATTCAAACAAAAGCTTGCCAAATACCAGTGAGGAAAATGAATACACTGCGGATGAAAG gtttCTTAAAGACTATAAAAATATAGAGCCTATTGGTCAAGGTGGTTTTGGGAATGTTTTCAAAGCAACAGCAAAGACTGACGAGATAACCTATGCAGTCAAGCGAGTTGAGCTTAAAAA gaaagaaaagcgTGAAGTACAAGGACTTGCAGGACTTCAACATGAAAACATAGTGCGGTATTATTGTAGCTGGGAAGGGCTTGACTATGTGACTTATCCAGACTCAAG GCAGAGGTCACAAACAAAACGCCCTTGCCTTTTCATCCAAATAGAATTCTGTGAACAAGGAACACTGGAAGATTGGATTGAAAATAATAGACAAAACTGGGGGTATCATGAGAGGGcacaaaaaaaatttttacAAATACTGGAAGGAGTGAACTATATTCATTCCAAAGGGTTAATTCATCGAGATCTCAAG ccTCAGAATATATTCATATCGCGTGAcgataaaataaaaataggtgaCTTTGGTCTTGTGACTTCTGTGGCATATGAAACTCTTACTGAGAACCGAGGAACAAAATCATACATGGCACCAGAGCAG TTCTTTGACAAATATGGAAAGGAAGTAGATATTTATGCACTGGGATTAATTTGGTTTGAAATTCTTTCGGCATTGGCCAGTCGTCATGAGAAAAATATG GTATGGCGTGAtgtaaaagaaagtaaatttcCAGAGGACTTCACTGAGCGATTTAAAACACAG gtACCCATAATCAGAAGGATGCTTTCAAAGGACGCCTCAAAAAGGCCCCGTGCATCTGAAATACTTGAGCTTTTGAAGAGTGTTGATAAAGACAACTCCCATAAAGCTCATACGCAGTAA
- the GPATCH11 gene encoding G patch domain-containing protein 11 isoform X1, with the protein MGEDEEEDYMSDLFIKQDVRPGLPMVRRVKEAIQKEEKQKEANERNRQKSVKEEEKERRDLVLKSALGNENKGFALLQKMGYKSGQALGKSGEGIVEPIPLNIKTGRSGLGHEEFKKRKAEEKLENYRQKLHMKKQANEQAADQFRVRFKNKQEERKMEGDLRKSQRACQQLDMQKDIDVPKETWYWLEPEEEDKKDEEDKDDECTSSDLSVSEKLQLLTAYLREEHFYCIWCGTTYEDSEDLSSNCPGDSAADHD; encoded by the exons ATGggggaagatgaagaggaagattACATGTCTGACTTGTTTATTAA ACAGGATGTGAGGCCAGGCTTGCCCATGGTGCGCCGGGTGAAAGAGGCtattcagaaggaagaaaagcaaaaagaagccAACGAGAGAAACAGACAGAAGAGCgtaaaagaagaagagaaagagcgGCGTGACTTGGTGTTGAAGAGTGCGTTGGGCAATGAGAACAAAGgctttgctctgctgcagaagatgGGCTACAAGAGTGGCCAGGCCCTGGGCAAAAGTG gaGAAGGCATTGTTGAACCTATTCCTCTGAACATAAAAACAG GCAGAAGCGGGCTTGGTCATGAGGAATTCAAAAAGcgaaaagctgaagaaaaactaGAAAACTATAGACAAAAACTCCATatgaaaaaacaagcaaatgaacAAGCTGCAGATCAATTCAG AGTAAggttcaaaaacaaacaagaagaacGTAAGATGGAAGGAGACCTTCGAAAAAGCCAGAGGGCCTGCCAGCAATTAGATATGCAAAAA GATATTGATGTTCCCAAGGAGACTTGGTATTGGCTAGAACCTGAAGAGGAAGACAAGAAGGATGAAGAAGACAAGGATGATGAATGCACAAGCTCAGACTTAAGT GTATCAGAAAAGCTACAACTCCTGACTGCATATTTAAGAGAAGAACACTTTTATTGCATTTGGTGTGGAACGACCTATGAAG ATTCTGAAGATTTGTCTTCAAATTGCCCTGGAGACAGTGCTGCAGATCATGATTAA
- the GPATCH11 gene encoding G patch domain-containing protein 11 isoform X2 — translation MVRRVKEAIQKEEKQKEANERNRQKSVKEEEKERRDLVLKSALGNENKGFALLQKMGYKSGQALGKSGEGIVEPIPLNIKTGRSGLGHEEFKKRKAEEKLENYRQKLHMKKQANEQAADQFRVRFKNKQEERKMEGDLRKSQRACQQLDMQKDIDVPKETWYWLEPEEEDKKDEEDKDDECTSSDLSVSEKLQLLTAYLREEHFYCIWCGTTYEDSEDLSSNCPGDSAADHD, via the exons ATGGTGCGCCGGGTGAAAGAGGCtattcagaaggaagaaaagcaaaaagaagccAACGAGAGAAACAGACAGAAGAGCgtaaaagaagaagagaaagagcgGCGTGACTTGGTGTTGAAGAGTGCGTTGGGCAATGAGAACAAAGgctttgctctgctgcagaagatgGGCTACAAGAGTGGCCAGGCCCTGGGCAAAAGTG gaGAAGGCATTGTTGAACCTATTCCTCTGAACATAAAAACAG GCAGAAGCGGGCTTGGTCATGAGGAATTCAAAAAGcgaaaagctgaagaaaaactaGAAAACTATAGACAAAAACTCCATatgaaaaaacaagcaaatgaacAAGCTGCAGATCAATTCAG AGTAAggttcaaaaacaaacaagaagaacGTAAGATGGAAGGAGACCTTCGAAAAAGCCAGAGGGCCTGCCAGCAATTAGATATGCAAAAA GATATTGATGTTCCCAAGGAGACTTGGTATTGGCTAGAACCTGAAGAGGAAGACAAGAAGGATGAAGAAGACAAGGATGATGAATGCACAAGCTCAGACTTAAGT GTATCAGAAAAGCTACAACTCCTGACTGCATATTTAAGAGAAGAACACTTTTATTGCATTTGGTGTGGAACGACCTATGAAG ATTCTGAAGATTTGTCTTCAAATTGCCCTGGAGACAGTGCTGCAGATCATGATTAA